Part of the Paracoccus sp. MC1862 genome, GTCGATGACGTGACCGAGGACCAGCAGCGGCAGGCGCGGCGCGACGGGGCGCTGCTGCGGATGACGGAACGCAGCCGTGCCGCCATCGCCAACCTGCAGGCGGCGCTGGAGATGCTGGATTACCCCGACCTTTCCCCCGAGGACCGCGAGCGCTTCCTGTCCGTCCTTGGCGACGAGGTCGCGCAGATGCGCGAGCGGCTGCTGGCCGACGATGCCGAGGCCGCGCATGAGCTTGCCGCCCGCTGGCCCCTGCACGACATGCTGGGCAGCGACCTGATGGCGGCGGCCGTCCGCAGGCTGCAGGCGACGGCCGGGGCGCCCATCACCACCTCGCCGCCCGACGCGGAACTGTGGCTGCGGATCGACAGCTTCGGGCTGATCGGTGCGCTGGATCACCTCGCCCGGCGCATCCTGCACCTGCGCCACGACCCGGTGCTGTGGCTGCGGCTGAACCGCGCCGGGCGTCATGCGCATCTGGACCTCGACTGGGTGGTGCGCGAAGGCATCCCCCCGGTGGACCCGCGCGCGCTCAGCACGATGCCGGACGAGCCGATCGACGGCGTGCCGGGCACGGTGTCGGTCCGCGATGTGATCGACCGCCACGGGGGCGAGATCTGGGTCGGCCGCAACCCCGACACCGGGCGATCCTTCTTCCGCATGCTGCTGCCGCTCGCCGCCGTCGAGACGGCCCTGGCCGAGGCCAAGCCCGGCAGCCGCCCCGAGTTCTACGACTTCGACCTGTTCACCGCCGGCCATGGCGAGGCGGTGGACAGCCGCCCGCTGGTGGAACTGTCCTTCACCGTCTTCGACTGCGAGACCACGGGCCTCGATCCCGCGGGCGGGGACGAGATCATCCAGATCGGCGCCGTCCGCATTCTCAACACCCGCATCCTTGAAGGCGAGGTGATCGACCAGCTTGTCGATCCCCGGCGCCTGATCCCGGAAGCGGGCACCGCAATCCATGGCATCCGGCAGGACATGGTGCAGGGCCAGCCGACCATCGCCGAGGCGCTGCCGGTCTTCCACCGCTTTGCCGAGGGCAGCGTCCTGGTCGGGCACAACGTCGCCTTCGACCTGCGCTTTCTGCAGATGAAGGAACGGGCGACCGGCCTGCGCTTTGACCACCCGGTGCTGGACACGTTGCTGCTGTCCAGCGTCCTGCATCCGGCCGAGGAAAGCCACAGCCTGGAAGCCATCGCCGCGCGACTGGGGGTTCGGATCGGCGGGCGCCACACCGCGCTGGGCGATGCGCTGGCGACGGCCGAGGTGTTCCGGCGCATGATCCCGCTGCTGGCGCGGCAGGGCATCGTCACGCTGGGGCAGGCGCGGGCGGCCTCGGACCAGTCGCAATTCGCGCGGCTGCGGTATTAAAGCTCGATCCCTGCGCCCGGCGGGACGGGGTTGATCCGGGGGGCGAGGTCCGGCACGTTCTCGGGCTGCGGAGGCGGGGGTGCACCGGGTTTGCGGCGGATGATGATGTCGCCGTTCGGCAGCCGCTCGGGCGGCAGTTCGTAATTGCCGAGGTCGTCGATCAGCTTCGACATTTCCTCGAAGACGGGCCGATAGTCCTGCATCAGCCCGCTCATGTCGCGGGCAAGCCCCTGCAGGTGCGGCTGCGCCCGGCTGAGAAGGTCGTTGAAGAAATTGTCCAGCAGCCCCGGTTCCGAATCCGGCAGTTCGTAGGGGCGCGCCTCGCCCGCCGGCGGCTCCTCGGCGCGCGGCATCTGCCACGGCGAGTCCTGGGCCGTGGCTGCGCCGGCAAGGGGAACGACCAGCGCGGCGGTCAGGGCGAAACGGATCATGCGGGCAGTCCTGTGATGGCGGCAGAAGACGAACCGCCGGGGCGAGACAAGGGTTCCCGCGCCGTCCCTCAGCCGAACTGCGCGCGCCAGGCGTCCCAGGCCTCGTTGATGGCGCGGGTGCGCGATTCGGCCAGCCGGATCGCCTCGGGCGGCAGGCCATGGGCCTGCGCGCGGTCGGGGTGGTTTTCGCGGATCAGATTGCGATAGCGGGTCCGCGCCTCGGGCAGGGGCGTGCCGGGGGGGATGCCCAGCACCTCGCAGGGCAGGCAGCGCGGCTGGCCGGGCGTGCGGCTGGCGCGGATGGCGGCGTGATCCTCGGGCGAGATGCCGAAGATGCGGGCGACCTCGTCCAGGAACACCTGCTCGCCTTCGTGCAGCTCGTGCGCGGTCGAGGTCGCGATGACGTAAAGCCCGTCCAGCACATCCACCAGCACCGGGTCGCCGGGTGGGAACAGCCGCGCGAGCCGTTCCGCCCACAGGTCGAACCCGGCCACGTCCTTGCGGGCAAGGTCGAAGACATGGGCGGCGTGGCGTTCCTCGGACCGGGGGATCTTGAAGATGCGGCGGAAGGCCGCGACCTCCTCCCGCGCGACGCGGCCGTCGGCCTTGGCGATCTTGGCCCCCAGCGCGATCACCCCGATGGTAAAGGCGACGGACCGTTCCGGCGGCACGACCGCGCGGTTGCGCCCAATCAGCGCGGCAAGGCGGTCGCCGATGCGCTGCCAGAACCCGCGGGGCGGGGGCAGGTGCGGCGGGGCCTGGGCGGTGATCGCGAAATCGTCCATGACGCCCAGCCTAGCCGAGCGCAGGCCCGTGCGAAAGGGCAGCAGGCATACGGGCCATGCGCGACGGCACTGCCGAAGGTCACAGGGCGGACAGGTCCTTGCCCATCAGCACCAGATCATGGAACTGCCCGAATTTCCAGCCGGCAGCGGGGATGAAGCCCCAACGCGCATAACCGTGGCGTTCATGAAAGCGCAGCGAACCCTGGTTCGAGCCGGTGATCCCGCCGATCATGATCCGCCCCCCGCCGGCACGGGCGTGATCCTCGATTGCCGCCAGCAGCGCCGTACCCAGCCCCATGCCCCGATGCGCGGGATCAACATGGATCGAATGTTCCAGCGCCTTCGCGTAGCCCGCGCCGCCGCGGAACTGCGTGCAGGTGGCGAAGCCCGCCACGCCCGCAGCGGTGGCGGCGATCAGGAAGGCGTGGCCCGCCGCCTGCCGCTGGACGATCATCGCGGCGATCTCGTCCTCGCGGCGCTCGGTGGGCCAGAAGGTGATGGCGGTGTCGCGGATGATGGGGTTCCAGATCGCCGCGATGCCAAGGGCATCCTCTGCCCCCGCATCCCGGATCACGAAAGGCCCCGGCATGGCCATTCCAGAACCCTCAAGCCTCATCTTCTTCGAAAAAATATCTTGGGGGAGTCGTTCGCAGAACGACGGGGGCAAAGCCCCCATGCGGCTGCAATCCGCGCCGCCCGCTCATCCCCGATGCACGCCCTCGGCCAGACCGCGCACGAAATCCAGCACCTCCGCCACCGGCTTGCCCTCGGCGATCTGCTTCACGATGGCCGAGCCGATGACGCAGCCATCCGCGACCCGCGCCACCGCCTCGGCCGCCTCGGGCGTCGAGATGCCGAAGCCGACCACCACCGGCAGCCCGGCCGCCTTGCGGATGCGGACGACCTCGGGGGCGACCTCGGCAGCGTCGGCGGCAGGCCCGCCGGTGATGCCGGTCACGCTGACGTAATAAACGAAGCCCGAGGTGTTCTGCACCACTGCCGGCAGTCGCCGGTCGTCCGTCGTGGGGGTGGCCAGACGGATGAAGTTCAGCCCGGCGGCTTGCGCGGGGATGCACAGCTCGGCATCCTCCTCGGGCGGCAGGTCCACGACGATCAGCCCGTCCACGCCCGCCTCGGCCGCGTCCGACAGGAAGCGTTCGACCCCGCCCACCCGCGCGTAGATCGGGTTGTAATAGCCCATCAGCACCACCGGCGTTTCGTTGTCCGACTGGCGGAACTCGCGCACCATCTCCAGCACGCCGCTGATCGTGCCGCCTGCCGCCAGCGCCCGCTGACCTGCCGCCTGGATGGTCGGCCCGTCCGCCATCGGGTCGGTGAAGGGCATGCCCAGCTCGATGATGTCCACGCCCGCGCCGGGCAGCCCGCGCATGATCTGCAGCGAGGCGTCGCGGTCCGGGTCGAAGGCCATGATATAGGTGACAAAGGCCTTGCGGTTGTTTTCCCCCAGCCGGGCAAAAAGCCGGTCGATGCGGGTCTGCGGCCGCGTGGCCTCGGCGGGGGTGGTGATGAGGGGTTCGCTGTTCATGCCGGGGCCTTTCCTGCGTTGATGCAGCTTTACCGGCAGCGGCCGCAAAGGGGAAGCGGGCAGGCCCGCGCGGCCCGCTTTACGCCCCCGCCCGCGTGACCTAGATAGCGCCCCAACCGCTGGAAGGAATGGGATCATGGGCTTTCGCATGGGTATCGTCGGGCTGCCGAACGTGGGCAAGTCCACTCTGTTCAACGCCCTGACGCGCACCGCCGCCGCGCAGGCCGCGAACTTCCCCTTCTGCACCATCGAGCCGAACGTGGGCGAGGTCGCCGTCCCTGATCCGCGCCTCGACGCCCTGGCCGGGATCGCCGGGTCGAAGCAGATCATCCCGACGCGCATCACCTTCGTGGACATTGCCGGGCTGGTGAAGGGCGCCAGCAAGGGCGAGGGCCTGGGCAACCAGTTCCTTGCCAACATCCGCGAGGTGGACGCCATCGCCCATGTCCTGCGCTGCTTCGAGGATGGCGACATCACCCATGTCGAGGGCCGCGTGGACCCCGTTGCCGACGCCGAGACCATCGAGACCGAGCTGATGATCGCCGATCTGGAGTCGGTCGAGCGGCGGATGGCGAACCTGCAGCGCAAGCTGAAGGGCGGCGACAAGGAGGCGGTCGCGCAGGAGCGCCTGCTGAAGCAGGCGCAGGCCGTGCTGGAGGCAGGCCAGCCTGCCCGCACCGTCACGGTGGCCGAGGACGACCGCAAGCCCTGGGACATGCTGCAGCTTCTGACCGCCAAGCCCGTCCTTTACGTCTGCAACGTGGCCGAGGAGGACGCGGCCACCGGCAATGCCTTTTCCGAGGCCGTGGCTAAGATGGCCGCCGAACAAGGCGCCGGCCATGTCGTCATCTCGGCCCGGATCGAGGAGGAGATCAGCCAGCTTGCCCCCGACGAGGCGCAGATGTTCCTGTCCGAGATGGGGCTGGAGGAGGCGGGCCTCGACCGCCTGATCCGCGCGGGCTACGCGCTTCTGGGCCTGCAGACCTACTTCACCGTCGGCCCCAAGGAGGCGCGCGCCTGGACGATCACCAAGGGGACGCTCGCTCCGCAAGCGGCGGGCGTGATCCACGGCGATTTCGAAAAGGGCTTCATCCGAGCCGAGACCATCGCCTATGACGATTACGTTGCGGGCAAGGGCGAGGCCGGCGCCCGCGAGGCCGGCAAGTTCCGCGTCGAGGGCAAGACCTACGAGGTCAAGGATGGCGACGTGCTGCATTTCCTGTTCAACGCCTGAGGCCGGGAAGGTGGGCGCCAGTCCGGGCAGAAGGACTGCCGCTTTGGCCCCAAGCGGCAATTGTGGTTTCCGGTTCATCGGCAGCCGGCAGGGCTTGCCCGCGCGTTTCCATCCCGGCAGAGGCTGAAGCGCCGGCCGCGCAAGTCGGGCAGACCTGACGTCGAGCGAAAGGACATCCGAAGAATGCCGCGACCCATGTTCTTCCGTTCCGGCTTGCGGCGGTTCGGGTGGGATCTGGCAACGCTGTCCATCGCGGGTTTCGGCGCCTGGCTGTTCGCGGCGCTCGGCCTGCCTGCGGCCTGGCTGATGGGGGCGATGGTCGCGACGGCGCTGGCAGCGGTCGCAGGCCTGCCGGTCGAGTTGCGCCGGGGTTTGCGCGAGATCGCCTTTCTGCTTCTGGGCATCTCGATCGGGTCCAGCGTGACGCCCGGCATCGTTGCAGAGATCGCCGCATGGCCGGGCAGCGTCGTGATGCTGGTGGCCTCGATCGGTGCGACCATGGGCGTATCGAGCCTCTACCTGCAGCGCGTCCATGGCTGGGACCGGACCACGGCGCGCTTCGCCTCGATGCCGGGGGCGTTTTCCTCGGTTGCCATCATCGCCGCGAACAGCAGCGCCGACCTGCCGCGCGTCATCCTGGCCCAGAGCCTGCGGGTCTTCACGCTGGTCGCGCTGATGCCGCCGATCCTGTCGCTGCTGAATGGCGGCGTGCAGGCGCAGGGCGCGGCATTGCCGCAGCGACCCGTCAATTCGGTCCCCGAGGCGCTGGCGGTCTTCCTGGCCAGCGGCGCCGCGGCGGTGCTGCTGAACCGCCTGCATGTCCCGGCGGGCACGCTGCTGGCCGCCATGACCATCAGCGCCACGCTGCATGCGTCGGGCCTGGTGCATGGAGGGTTTCCGCAGCCGCTCGTCATCCTGGGCTTCATCGCGACGGGGGCGGTCATCGGCGCGCGGTTCCGGGGCACGACCCTGCAGACGGTCACGCAGACCGTGCCGGGCGCAGCGGTCAGCATCCTGCTGGCGCTGGCGGTCTCGGCGCTGTTCGCAGCGGGGGGCGCATGGGTGCTGGACCTGCCTTTCGGGCAGTTGTGGCTCGCCTATGCGCCGGGCGGGGTCGAGGCAATGGCGGCCATGGCGCTGGTCCTGAACCTCGAGCCCGCCTTTGTCGGCGCGCATCACATCCTGCGCATCCTCGGCCTCAATCTGGTCAGTCCGCTGTGGTTCAGGAACACCGGCCGCGGGGAATGATCCCCGTTCCCTCGCGGGGACCGGATCAGCGCGAGCAGATCTGCTGAAGCTGGACCCACTCGCCGTCCGACATCAGCGGCTCGGGCGGAGGATTCGCGCGGAACGGGTCGGCCTCGATCAGCGTCAGCACCGTCTCGCCGCTGGGATCGAGCGAGCGGGCATAGGGCTCGCTGGGCACGCCCGCCTCGCGCAGCCGGTCAAGCAGCGCATCTTCGTTGGGGCGCGGGGCGGGGCGCAGCAGCAGCGCGGTTCCCTGTCCCGCGATGGCGCGGGCGGGCAGTTCGCCCGAGGTCAGCATCGACATGGCGGCCCGCAGCCCGGCTTCGTCCAGCACCTTGCGCAGCGGATCGCCCTCGGCGGCCACGAGGTCCGCCGCAAGGACATGGCCCGCCGCCACCTGCGGCCCCGGTTCGCCCGCGATCATGTCGTCGCCGATGGCGATGATCCGTCCCGGCAGCGCCCGCGCGCCCCGCATCGTCGCGGGCAGCACCACGATCCGCCCCTCGGGGCCCAGAAGCCGTGCCGACAGCCTGTCCAGCACCGCCGCGCCCGAGGGCCGGTCACAGGGCGCGCCGGTGGTCTGCCGCATGTCGGCAAGGATCGACAGCCCTACCGCCGTCCGCTGCGCAGAGGGCGCGATCCGCGCGGCATGGGCGATCACCGCGCCCGGCAGCCAGACCGCACCCGCCAGCACCACCGCGCCGATCAGCGACCACAGCAGCACCCCGCGCAGGCGTCCGGGATGTGGGCGGCTGGCCGCGATAGCGGAATGGACGCGCTCGATCGCATCGACCATCAGCGTGTCGCCGATCTCGACGACCTCGTCCTGTTCGGCCGCGCCCGGCGCGAAGATCGCGGGCATCTGGCCGGGGTTCAGGCGGGTGACGGCGGGCAGGGACCAGTGGGACAGGGGTTCCTCGGACCGGGGGTCGCGCAGGATCAGCGTGGCGTCCCCGAAGGATACGATCACGTCGCGCAGCCGCTCGGACGGGTTCGGCCGCCAGACGCCGGTCGCCTCGAGGCGCTGGAACTGCGTCAGTGCGGTCACGATCGCGGAAGCCCTTTCCTGTGGGTGCGCCAGTCCGTCAGGAACGGGGCGGGGTTTCGGCAAGAATGTGCCGATTCAGCAGCCTGCGTCCAGAGCCGTGCGTGCGATGCGGCCAAGGTAATCGCGAAGGGGTCCTCGCGGCGACTGCGGGTGGGGAGCGAGGGCTTCACGCCCCCCAGCGTCGCCTATGACGATCCCGCTGGATACCTGGAACCGTCCGGAATGCCCTGCACGACGATCGGGCCTGACGCTGCGGCCGGTTCCTATTCCTCGCCGATCTGGATGCCCTGTTCGCTCGCCAGCCGCCGCATCCGCTCCTGCAGCTTCTCGAAGGCGCGGACCTCGATCTGGCGGATACGCTCGCGCGAGACGCCGTAGCGTTCGGACAGCGCCTCAAGCGTCATCGGGTCGTCGCGCAGGCGGCGTTCGGTCAGGATGTCCTTCTCGCGGTCGTTCAAAACGTCCATCGCCGACAGCAGCATCGAGCGGCGGGTGTCCAGCTCGTCCGCCTCGGCGTAGTCCTCGGCCTGGTTGGCGCTGGTGTCCTCCAGCCAGTCCTGCCACTGCGCAGTCGAATCGCCGTCCGCAGAACCGACCGTCGCGTTCAGCGAGGCATCGCCGCCCGACAGGCGGCGGTTCATCTCGATCACCTCCCGCTCGGTCACGTTCAGGTCGGTGGCGATCTGGCGGACGTTGTCGGGGCGCAGGTCGCCTTCCTCCAGCGCGCCCAGCTTGGCCTTGGCTTTCCGCAGGTTGAAGAACAGCTTCTTCTGGGCCGAAGTGGTGCCCATCTTCACCAGGGACCACGACCGCAGGATGTATTCCTGGATCGAGGCGCGAATCCACCACATCGCATAGGTCGCGAGGCGGAAGCCCTTTTCCGGGTCGAAGCGCTTGACGGCCTGCATCAGCCCGACATTGGCCTCGGAAATGACCTCGCCCTGCGGCAGCC contains:
- a CDS encoding exonuclease domain-containing protein; this translates as MRRRGLVAAVLAPGVALALWVVLGAVVFLLALGPRSAALRATWRVALQSHGMLLVLWWLIAAALAGWLVRQLYGRLVRGPERLLAATRILAAQEDAASLPEAVMTTRATRALGSEIERLVAERRELRVEMARLVDEASRSVAEQRDQLAALMDELDHAVAVCNRDGRMLLYNARMRKLAGRLAVGADRVALGRSIHAVLDPAAIGHALETVEGRIARGVPASASVAQVVTTSANGHLLRVSLAPVQQAEGERGELRGYVLLVDDVTEDQQRQARRDGALLRMTERSRAAIANLQAALEMLDYPDLSPEDRERFLSVLGDEVAQMRERLLADDAEAAHELAARWPLHDMLGSDLMAAAVRRLQATAGAPITTSPPDAELWLRIDSFGLIGALDHLARRILHLRHDPVLWLRLNRAGRHAHLDLDWVVREGIPPVDPRALSTMPDEPIDGVPGTVSVRDVIDRHGGEIWVGRNPDTGRSFFRMLLPLAAVETALAEAKPGSRPEFYDFDLFTAGHGEAVDSRPLVELSFTVFDCETTGLDPAGGDEIIQIGAVRILNTRILEGEVIDQLVDPRRLIPEAGTAIHGIRQDMVQGQPTIAEALPVFHRFAEGSVLVGHNVAFDLRFLQMKERATGLRFDHPVLDTLLLSSVLHPAEESHSLEAIAARLGVRIGGRHTALGDALATAEVFRRMIPLLARQGIVTLGQARAASDQSQFARLRY
- a CDS encoding molecular chaperone DjiA; this encodes MDDFAITAQAPPHLPPPRGFWQRIGDRLAALIGRNRAVVPPERSVAFTIGVIALGAKIAKADGRVAREEVAAFRRIFKIPRSEERHAAHVFDLARKDVAGFDLWAERLARLFPPGDPVLVDVLDGLYVIATSTAHELHEGEQVFLDEVARIFGISPEDHAAIRASRTPGQPRCLPCEVLGIPPGTPLPEARTRYRNLIRENHPDRAQAHGLPPEAIRLAESRTRAINEAWDAWRAQFG
- a CDS encoding GNAT family N-acetyltransferase produces the protein MPGPFVIRDAGAEDALGIAAIWNPIIRDTAITFWPTERREDEIAAMIVQRQAAGHAFLIAATAAGVAGFATCTQFRGGAGYAKALEHSIHVDPAHRGMGLGTALLAAIEDHARAGGGRIMIGGITGSNQGSLRFHERHGYARWGFIPAAGWKFGQFHDLVLMGKDLSAL
- the trpA gene encoding tryptophan synthase subunit alpha, translating into MNSEPLITTPAEATRPQTRIDRLFARLGENNRKAFVTYIMAFDPDRDASLQIMRGLPGAGVDIIELGMPFTDPMADGPTIQAAGQRALAAGGTISGVLEMVREFRQSDNETPVVLMGYYNPIYARVGGVERFLSDAAEAGVDGLIVVDLPPEEDAELCIPAQAAGLNFIRLATPTTDDRRLPAVVQNTSGFVYYVSVTGITGGPAADAAEVAPEVVRIRKAAGLPVVVGFGISTPEAAEAVARVADGCVIGSAIVKQIAEGKPVAEVLDFVRGLAEGVHRG
- the ychF gene encoding redox-regulated ATPase YchF, with product MGFRMGIVGLPNVGKSTLFNALTRTAAAQAANFPFCTIEPNVGEVAVPDPRLDALAGIAGSKQIIPTRITFVDIAGLVKGASKGEGLGNQFLANIREVDAIAHVLRCFEDGDITHVEGRVDPVADAETIETELMIADLESVERRMANLQRKLKGGDKEAVAQERLLKQAQAVLEAGQPARTVTVAEDDRKPWDMLQLLTAKPVLYVCNVAEEDAATGNAFSEAVAKMAAEQGAGHVVISARIEEEISQLAPDEAQMFLSEMGLEEAGLDRLIRAGYALLGLQTYFTVGPKEARAWTITKGTLAPQAAGVIHGDFEKGFIRAETIAYDDYVAGKGEAGAREAGKFRVEGKTYEVKDGDVLHFLFNA
- a CDS encoding AbrB family transcriptional regulator, which translates into the protein MPRPMFFRSGLRRFGWDLATLSIAGFGAWLFAALGLPAAWLMGAMVATALAAVAGLPVELRRGLREIAFLLLGISIGSSVTPGIVAEIAAWPGSVVMLVASIGATMGVSSLYLQRVHGWDRTTARFASMPGAFSSVAIIAANSSADLPRVILAQSLRVFTLVALMPPILSLLNGGVQAQGAALPQRPVNSVPEALAVFLASGAAAVLLNRLHVPAGTLLAAMTISATLHASGLVHGGFPQPLVILGFIATGAVIGARFRGTTLQTVTQTVPGAAVSILLALAVSALFAAGGAWVLDLPFGQLWLAYAPGGVEAMAAMALVLNLEPAFVGAHHILRILGLNLVSPLWFRNTGRGE
- the rpoH gene encoding RNA polymerase sigma factor RpoH, giving the protein MANYTRLPAPSPEQGLNRYMQEIRKFPLLEPQEEYMLAKAWVDHQDSEAAHRLVTSHLRLAAKIAMGYRGYGLPQGEVISEANVGLMQAVKRFDPEKGFRLATYAMWWIRASIQEYILRSWSLVKMGTTSAQKKLFFNLRKAKAKLGALEEGDLRPDNVRQIATDLNVTEREVIEMNRRLSGGDASLNATVGSADGDSTAQWQDWLEDTSANQAEDYAEADELDTRRSMLLSAMDVLNDREKDILTERRLRDDPMTLEALSERYGVSRERIRQIEVRAFEKLQERMRRLASEQGIQIGEE